One window of the Nicotiana tabacum cultivar K326 chromosome 4, ASM71507v2, whole genome shotgun sequence genome contains the following:
- the LOC107801192 gene encoding putative receptor-like protein kinase At5g24010 isoform X1: MKSCKVILFFILYLFLIYLSTAFSPQDNYLINCGSNTDAIVDNRHFLGDSNDRNSVHTSQGKSIFQENLNPSSNLSLLYTTARVFNGASKYVLNIKKIGTHFLRLHFSPFTAQNHDLRKASFSFSANGVLLFSNFSVNTTVLREFILMVDNFELEIEFTPTYESNFAFVNAIEVFSAPDDFIIGDGAKSVGPRGIQEFSQNMTLQTLETVHRINVGGLKLTPFNDTMWRSWVPDEVFLVLKSAAKIARTSHVPKYQKGGATREIAPDNVYMTAQQMNRENVTTDFIFNITWNFPVDAGDASHFVRLHFCDIVSMAPGQLYFNVYLNGFTAYKDLDLSSVTFRELATPYYIDFVVYSGSSGVVQVSIDPSNLSSTMRKNAILNGVEIMKMVNYVASKSGSKKRNVWVIVSSVLGSFILLSVVILAALLFFVCRKKKLKPKRSESAGWTPLCQYGSTSHGTLSDGTSAGPNVFLGQRIPFAEIQLATNNFDKSLIVGSGGFGMVYKAVLGDNRKVAIKRGVPGSRQGLPEFHTEITVLSKIRHHHLVSLVGYCEEQSEMILVYEYMEKGPLKRHLYGAGITPLSWKQRLEICIGAARGLHYLHTGFAQGIIHRDIKSTNILLDENYVAKVADFGLSRTGPCLNETHVSTGVKGSFGYLDPEYFRRQQLTDKSDVYSFGVVLFEVLCARPAIDPLLSREQVNLAEWAMQWQKDGQLEQIVDPRIRGQIKLSCLKKFGETAEKCLADYGIDRPTMGDVLWNLEYAFQLQESDSLTEPHEISNSISPPLPLPESLRNTQNEAYTGDGASDISTSQVFSQLMTNEGR, from the coding sequence atgAAAAGTTGTAAAGTTATTCTCTTTTTCATCCTTTATTTGTTCCTCATCTATTTATCAACTGCTTTCTCCCCTCAAGATAACTACTTGATAAACTGTGGTTCAAATACTGATGCTATAGTTGATAACAGGCACTTCCTTGGGGACTCTAATGACCGAAATTCAGTTCATACCTCTCAAGGTAAGtcaatttttcaagaaaatctaAACCCATCTTCCAATTTGTCTTTGCTTTATACTACTGCTAGAGTTTTCAATGGTGCTTCAAAGTATGTGCTGAATATCAAGAAGATTGGGACCCATTTTTTGCGCCTTCATTTCTCTCCTTTCACTGCTCAGAATCATGATCTCCGGAAAGCAAGTTTCAGTTTTTCTGCAAATGGGGTTCTGCTTTTTAGTAATTTTAGTGTTAATACTACTGTGCTTAGAGAGTTCATATTGATGGTGGATAATTTTGAGCTTGAAATTGAGTTCACACCAACTTATGAATCCAATTTTGCTTTTgtgaatgcaattgaagtgttttCAGCCCCTGATGATTTCATAATTGGTGATGGGGCTAAATCAGTTGGTCCTAGGGGAATTCAGGAGTTCAGTCAGAATATGACTTTACAAACATTAGAAACTGTTCATAGGATCAATGTTGGAGGGTTGAAGTTAACTCCTTTTAATGATACTATGTGGAGAAGTTGGGTTCCTGATGAGGTTTTTCTTGTCTTGAAATCTGCTGCTAAAATAGCAAGAACCTCTCATGTTCCAAAGTACCAAAAGGGTGGTGCCACAAGAGAAATTGCTCCTGATAATGTGTACATGACAGCACAGCAGATGAATAGGGAGAATGTAACTACAGATTTCATATTCAATATCACATGGAACTTTCCTGTGGATGCTGGAGATGCATCGCACTTTGTTCGTTTACATTTCTGTGACATTGTTAGTATGGCGCCTGGCCAGTTGTACTTTAATGTATATCTCAACGGGTTCACAGCGTACAAAGACCTTGATTTGTCTTCCGTTACATTCCGTGAGCTTGCTACACCATATTACATAGATTTTGTGGTGTACTCAGGCAGTTCAGGCGTTGTGCAAGTAAGCATTGATCCTTCTAACCTAAGTAGTACTATGAGGAAGAATGCCATTCTGAATGGTGTTGAGATTATGAAAATGGTTAATTATGTGGCTTCAAAATCAGGTTCTAAGAAGAGAAATGTTTGGGTTATAGTGAGTTCTGTTCTTGGAAGTTTTATTCTGCTGAGTGTGGTGATACTTGCTGCCTTGCTATTCTTTGTCTGCAGAAAGAAAAAGCTAAAACCAAAGCGTTCAGAAAGCGCTGGCTGGACGCCTTTATGTCAATATGGAAGTACTTCCCATGGTACATTGTCTGATGGGACTTCAGCTGGACCAAATGTATTTCTAGGTCAGAGGATTCCCTTTGCCGAAATACAATTGGCTACTAATAATTTTGATAAGAGTTTGATAGTTGGTTCTGGTGGCTTTGGGATGGTATACAAAGCAGTTCTTGGAGACAACAGAAAAGTTGCTATAAAGAGAGGTGTTCCAGGTTCCCGGCAGGGTCTGCCTGAATTTCATACTGAAATCACAGTTCTTTCCAAGATTCGCCACCACCATCTTGTTTCACTTGTAGGTTATTGCGAAGAACAGTCTGAGATGATACTTGTTTACGAGTATATGGAGAAGGGACCTCTTAAGAGGCATTTGTATGGTGCAGGAATAACACCCTTATCTTGGAAGCAAAGGCTTGAGATATGCATTGGTGCAGCAAGAGGCCTCCACTACCTTCATACAGGTTTTGCTCAAGGAATTATCCATCGCGACATCAAGTCAACAAACATCCTGCTTGATGAAAATTATGTTGCTAAGGTTGCTGATTTTGGTCTCTCAAGGACAGGCCCATGTCTCAATGAGACCCATGTCAGCACTGGTGTAAAAGGAAGTTTCGGCTACCTTGATCCGGAATATTTTCGGAGGCAGCAGCTTACAGATAAGTCAGATGTTTACTCATTTGGAGTTGTTCTTTTCGAAGTCTTATGTGCTAGACCTGCCATTGATCCTCTGCTTTCACGGGAGCAAGTGAATTTGGCCGAATGGGCTATGCAGTGGCAGAAGGACGGACAACTAGAGCAGATTGTTGATCCCCGTATCAGAGGTCAGATAAAGCTAAGCTGtttgaagaagttcggagagacTGCAGAGAAATGTTTGGCTGATTATGGTATCGATAGGCCAACGATGGGTGACGTGCTGTGGAACTTGGAATATGCATTCCAGCTTCAAGAATCTGATTCACTTACAGAACCCCATGAGATTTCTAATTCCATCTCTCCACCGCTGCCACTGCCAGAGAGTCTCCGCAACACCCAAAATGAGGCATATACTGGTGATGGGGCTTCAGATATATCAACAAGCCAGGTATTTTCACAATTGATGACCAATGAAGGCAGATAA
- the LOC107801192 gene encoding putative receptor-like protein kinase At5g24010 isoform X2, whose amino-acid sequence MVDNFELEIEFTPTYESNFAFVNAIEVFSAPDDFIIGDGAKSVGPRGIQEFSQNMTLQTLETVHRINVGGLKLTPFNDTMWRSWVPDEVFLVLKSAAKIARTSHVPKYQKGGATREIAPDNVYMTAQQMNRENVTTDFIFNITWNFPVDAGDASHFVRLHFCDIVSMAPGQLYFNVYLNGFTAYKDLDLSSVTFRELATPYYIDFVVYSGSSGVVQVSIDPSNLSSTMRKNAILNGVEIMKMVNYVASKSGSKKRNVWVIVSSVLGSFILLSVVILAALLFFVCRKKKLKPKRSESAGWTPLCQYGSTSHGTLSDGTSAGPNVFLGQRIPFAEIQLATNNFDKSLIVGSGGFGMVYKAVLGDNRKVAIKRGVPGSRQGLPEFHTEITVLSKIRHHHLVSLVGYCEEQSEMILVYEYMEKGPLKRHLYGAGITPLSWKQRLEICIGAARGLHYLHTGFAQGIIHRDIKSTNILLDENYVAKVADFGLSRTGPCLNETHVSTGVKGSFGYLDPEYFRRQQLTDKSDVYSFGVVLFEVLCARPAIDPLLSREQVNLAEWAMQWQKDGQLEQIVDPRIRGQIKLSCLKKFGETAEKCLADYGIDRPTMGDVLWNLEYAFQLQESDSLTEPHEISNSISPPLPLPESLRNTQNEAYTGDGASDISTSQVFSQLMTNEGR is encoded by the coding sequence ATGGTGGATAATTTTGAGCTTGAAATTGAGTTCACACCAACTTATGAATCCAATTTTGCTTTTgtgaatgcaattgaagtgttttCAGCCCCTGATGATTTCATAATTGGTGATGGGGCTAAATCAGTTGGTCCTAGGGGAATTCAGGAGTTCAGTCAGAATATGACTTTACAAACATTAGAAACTGTTCATAGGATCAATGTTGGAGGGTTGAAGTTAACTCCTTTTAATGATACTATGTGGAGAAGTTGGGTTCCTGATGAGGTTTTTCTTGTCTTGAAATCTGCTGCTAAAATAGCAAGAACCTCTCATGTTCCAAAGTACCAAAAGGGTGGTGCCACAAGAGAAATTGCTCCTGATAATGTGTACATGACAGCACAGCAGATGAATAGGGAGAATGTAACTACAGATTTCATATTCAATATCACATGGAACTTTCCTGTGGATGCTGGAGATGCATCGCACTTTGTTCGTTTACATTTCTGTGACATTGTTAGTATGGCGCCTGGCCAGTTGTACTTTAATGTATATCTCAACGGGTTCACAGCGTACAAAGACCTTGATTTGTCTTCCGTTACATTCCGTGAGCTTGCTACACCATATTACATAGATTTTGTGGTGTACTCAGGCAGTTCAGGCGTTGTGCAAGTAAGCATTGATCCTTCTAACCTAAGTAGTACTATGAGGAAGAATGCCATTCTGAATGGTGTTGAGATTATGAAAATGGTTAATTATGTGGCTTCAAAATCAGGTTCTAAGAAGAGAAATGTTTGGGTTATAGTGAGTTCTGTTCTTGGAAGTTTTATTCTGCTGAGTGTGGTGATACTTGCTGCCTTGCTATTCTTTGTCTGCAGAAAGAAAAAGCTAAAACCAAAGCGTTCAGAAAGCGCTGGCTGGACGCCTTTATGTCAATATGGAAGTACTTCCCATGGTACATTGTCTGATGGGACTTCAGCTGGACCAAATGTATTTCTAGGTCAGAGGATTCCCTTTGCCGAAATACAATTGGCTACTAATAATTTTGATAAGAGTTTGATAGTTGGTTCTGGTGGCTTTGGGATGGTATACAAAGCAGTTCTTGGAGACAACAGAAAAGTTGCTATAAAGAGAGGTGTTCCAGGTTCCCGGCAGGGTCTGCCTGAATTTCATACTGAAATCACAGTTCTTTCCAAGATTCGCCACCACCATCTTGTTTCACTTGTAGGTTATTGCGAAGAACAGTCTGAGATGATACTTGTTTACGAGTATATGGAGAAGGGACCTCTTAAGAGGCATTTGTATGGTGCAGGAATAACACCCTTATCTTGGAAGCAAAGGCTTGAGATATGCATTGGTGCAGCAAGAGGCCTCCACTACCTTCATACAGGTTTTGCTCAAGGAATTATCCATCGCGACATCAAGTCAACAAACATCCTGCTTGATGAAAATTATGTTGCTAAGGTTGCTGATTTTGGTCTCTCAAGGACAGGCCCATGTCTCAATGAGACCCATGTCAGCACTGGTGTAAAAGGAAGTTTCGGCTACCTTGATCCGGAATATTTTCGGAGGCAGCAGCTTACAGATAAGTCAGATGTTTACTCATTTGGAGTTGTTCTTTTCGAAGTCTTATGTGCTAGACCTGCCATTGATCCTCTGCTTTCACGGGAGCAAGTGAATTTGGCCGAATGGGCTATGCAGTGGCAGAAGGACGGACAACTAGAGCAGATTGTTGATCCCCGTATCAGAGGTCAGATAAAGCTAAGCTGtttgaagaagttcggagagacTGCAGAGAAATGTTTGGCTGATTATGGTATCGATAGGCCAACGATGGGTGACGTGCTGTGGAACTTGGAATATGCATTCCAGCTTCAAGAATCTGATTCACTTACAGAACCCCATGAGATTTCTAATTCCATCTCTCCACCGCTGCCACTGCCAGAGAGTCTCCGCAACACCCAAAATGAGGCATATACTGGTGATGGGGCTTCAGATATATCAACAAGCCAGGTATTTTCACAATTGATGACCAATGAAGGCAGATAA